One genomic window of Tatumella citrea includes the following:
- a CDS encoding PhzF family phenazine biosynthesis protein — protein sequence MQQIDFYMIDAFTSATFGGNPAAVCPLDQWLPDELMLKMAKQHNQSETAFFVASDDGFELRWFTTQSEINLCGHATLAAAHVIFEYLNYPHDTINFATRFVGPLKVTRDNSWLTLDFPAWLSEPVQPPALLTECLGITGYQEVRAARDYMVVLENQQQVEAIRPDIFAMKPLGKMVCVTAPGDGEYDFVSRFFCPGEGVPEDPVTGSAHSMLIPFWAEKLGKTKLLAYQKSERGGELRCQLSGDRVLIGGQAKTYLVGKVWLE from the coding sequence ATGCAGCAAATTGATTTTTATATGATAGATGCTTTTACTTCCGCGACCTTTGGCGGCAATCCGGCTGCGGTTTGCCCGCTTGACCAATGGCTGCCCGATGAACTGATGCTGAAGATGGCAAAACAACACAACCAGTCAGAGACAGCATTTTTTGTCGCCAGTGACGATGGTTTTGAACTGCGCTGGTTTACTACTCAGAGTGAAATCAACCTTTGCGGGCATGCCACTCTGGCGGCGGCACATGTGATTTTCGAATATCTGAATTACCCCCACGACACTATTAACTTTGCCACGCGGTTTGTCGGCCCGCTGAAGGTGACCCGTGATAATTCGTGGCTGACTCTGGATTTCCCGGCTTGGCTCAGTGAACCGGTACAGCCACCGGCACTACTGACAGAGTGCTTAGGCATCACCGGTTATCAGGAAGTGCGGGCAGCGCGGGACTATATGGTAGTGCTGGAAAATCAGCAGCAAGTGGAAGCTATCCGCCCGGATATTTTTGCCATGAAACCGCTGGGGAAAATGGTCTGCGTTACAGCCCCGGGAGACGGTGAATATGATTTTGTCAGCCGTTTCTTTTGCCCGGGCGAAGGCGTACCGGAAGACCCGGTCACTGGTTCCGCCCACAGTATGCTTATTCCGTTCTGGGCCGAAAAACTGGGTAAAACAAAACTACTGGCTTATCAGAAATCAGAACGCGGAGGTGAGCTTCGTTGTCAGCTTAGCGGCGACCGTGTACTGATCGGCGGTCAGGCAAAAACCTATCTGGTAGGGAAGGTGTGGCTGGAGTGA
- a CDS encoding aldo/keto reductase — protein sequence MQTVTLNNGIEMPLLGFGVFQMSDAAECEKAVTDAIETGYRLIDTAASYQNETQVGNALKQAGIARNELFITTKLWLQDTSYEGAKAQFERSLNRLQLDYVDLYLIHQPYGDVHGAWRAMEELHQAGKIRAIGVSNFHPDRLADLIAFNKVAPAVNQIEVNPFNQQLQAAPWMQSHGIQPEAWAPFAEGKNGLFQHPVLTAIGQKYGKSVGQVVLRWIFQRGIISLAKSVRKERMEENINILDFELSSEDMLQITALDTAASAFFSHRDPAMVEWLTGRKLDV from the coding sequence ATGCAAACGGTAACACTGAATAACGGTATTGAAATGCCCCTGTTGGGCTTTGGTGTGTTTCAGATGTCTGATGCCGCTGAATGCGAAAAAGCAGTGACTGATGCCATCGAAACGGGATACCGCCTGATTGATACTGCCGCTTCTTACCAGAACGAAACTCAGGTCGGAAACGCGCTGAAACAGGCCGGTATAGCACGTAACGAACTGTTTATCACCACCAAGCTCTGGTTGCAGGATACCAGTTACGAAGGCGCGAAGGCGCAGTTCGAACGATCTCTGAACCGCCTGCAACTTGACTACGTTGACCTGTACCTGATTCACCAACCCTATGGTGATGTACATGGTGCATGGCGGGCTATGGAAGAACTGCATCAGGCCGGAAAAATCCGTGCTATTGGCGTCAGTAATTTCCATCCTGACCGACTGGCTGATCTTATTGCTTTTAACAAAGTGGCTCCGGCGGTAAACCAGATTGAAGTCAATCCCTTCAACCAGCAGTTGCAGGCCGCTCCCTGGATGCAAAGCCACGGCATTCAGCCGGAAGCATGGGCACCGTTTGCTGAGGGTAAAAATGGCCTGTTCCAGCATCCCGTTCTGACTGCAATTGGTCAGAAGTACGGAAAAAGCGTAGGCCAGGTCGTACTGCGATGGATTTTCCAGCGAGGCATCATTTCGCTGGCGAAATCGGTTCGTAAAGAGCGCATGGAAGAGAACATCAACATCCTCGATTTTGAACTCAGTTCCGAAGATATGTTGCAGATTACCGCTCTCGATACAGCTGCCAGCGCCTTTTTCTCTCACCGTGATCCGGCAATGGTGGAATGGCTGACTGGCCGCAAACTCGATGTTTAA
- a CDS encoding GNAT family N-acetyltransferase — translation METFTVRHLVESDLDDFRKLRLEALRLHPDAFGASYEECNQKPLQFFAEQLRTSHIFGGFDVHNTLQGMIGVNRSPLPKMSHIANIWGMYVRAGKRGSGLAARLMDTALEAASSAKTIKLSVVTTNRAAYALYRSFGFTKWGTDISALCVDGEFYDEFLMRRDS, via the coding sequence GTGGAAACATTTACAGTACGGCACTTAGTTGAGAGTGATCTGGACGATTTCAGGAAATTGAGGTTGGAGGCTTTACGGCTTCATCCTGATGCCTTTGGCGCATCTTATGAAGAATGCAACCAGAAACCACTGCAGTTCTTTGCCGAACAACTACGAACCAGTCATATCTTCGGCGGTTTTGATGTTCACAACACCTTGCAGGGTATGATTGGCGTGAACAGGAGCCCACTACCAAAGATGAGTCATATCGCGAATATCTGGGGGATGTATGTTCGTGCCGGGAAGAGAGGTTCTGGCCTTGCAGCCAGACTCATGGATACGGCGCTGGAAGCAGCCAGTTCAGCTAAAACAATAAAACTGTCAGTAGTTACAACTAACCGGGCTGCATATGCGCTTTATCGTTCCTTCGGATTCACAAAGTGGGGGACTGATATTTCTGCGCTATGTGTTGATGGGGAGTTTTATGACGAATTTCTGATGAGACGTGACTCATAG
- a CDS encoding SDR family oxidoreductase codes for MKILIAGATGSIGLHVVRIATEMGHQPMALVRNRRKIKLLPRGTDIFHGDVSMLETLTGLPKDIDAVIFTLGSDGQGRIGARAIDYGGVRNILRIFRDSSVRISLMTTIGVTERLSSWNQNTEVHDWKRRAERLVRASGLPYTIVRPGWFDYNNQDEQKIVMLQGDKRHTGTPEDGVISRQQIARVLVDALSNDAAKNKTFELIAIRGEAQQDLTPLFSALQSDSPDKNDGILDIDNMPFSKEPESIINELNLYAGVASHQNS; via the coding sequence ATGAAAATACTCATTGCCGGAGCGACAGGAAGCATTGGCCTTCATGTCGTGAGAATTGCGACTGAAATGGGACACCAGCCGATGGCCCTGGTAAGAAATCGGCGAAAAATAAAATTACTCCCTCGTGGAACTGATATTTTCCACGGGGATGTTTCAATGCTGGAAACACTCACTGGTTTACCGAAAGATATTGATGCCGTTATTTTCACTCTGGGTTCCGATGGTCAGGGTCGTATTGGTGCCAGAGCGATAGATTACGGTGGTGTACGAAACATTTTACGAATTTTCAGAGACAGTTCTGTTCGCATCAGCCTCATGACCACCATTGGCGTGACAGAACGGCTCAGTTCCTGGAACCAAAACACTGAAGTCCATGACTGGAAAAGACGTGCCGAACGTCTGGTCCGTGCAAGTGGTCTGCCTTATACCATCGTCAGGCCTGGCTGGTTCGATTACAACAATCAGGATGAGCAGAAAATCGTTATGCTCCAGGGAGACAAACGCCATACCGGCACACCGGAAGATGGAGTGATATCACGACAGCAAATCGCCCGGGTGCTGGTTGATGCTCTGAGTAACGATGCGGCAAAAAATAAAACCTTTGAGCTGATAGCAATCCGCGGTGAAGCACAACAGGACCTTACCCCACTGTTTTCGGCCCTGCAGAGTGACAGTCCTGACAAAAATGACGGAATTTTAGATATAGATAATATGCCCTTCAGCAAAGAACCAGAGAGCATTATTAATGAACTAAACCTCTATGCAGGAGTAGCCAGCCATCAAAACTCCTGA
- a CDS encoding aminotransferase-like domain-containing protein produces the protein MVMSVVTHLPPQYRRIADMLRQTLSSGALRAGDRMISARKLAEREQVSLPTALEALRCLEADGLIEARPRSGYFVSQQSPRTQLTQTRHSDGPVPVTLSAVARSLFSSSEARLVPLGAALPDPDWLPTDLLQRALQSASRRLEAHGQSYSLPPGRADLRNRIAVRAAQWGASFSADEVIITAGATQGLRLALRAVCQPGDVVAVEQPAYFGSLLLLEDLGLQALQIPTDPEQGMLPEALTGAIQRYRPAAILISPCVQNPLGASMPLAHKQQLVAVAESAGIPLIEDDVYGDLAGEGQRPPACKAFDHSGNVIYCSSLSKTLAPGWRIGWIVAGRYFDRVLQARMAGDWAGIPLLEAATSDILGSGDYERHLKRLKQRIHKGIQAVIRQIKTSFPPATRMNIPTAGFLLWVELPSQVSALEVHRQALLLGIGVSPGPLFSPGAELHNYLRLNCANEPTPQLLEAVAQIGEICCQLAALTPESR, from the coding sequence ATGGTTATGTCAGTTGTGACTCATTTACCTCCGCAGTATCGCCGGATTGCGGATATGTTGCGCCAGACGTTGTCCTCGGGTGCTTTAAGGGCCGGAGACCGGATGATCTCTGCCCGTAAACTGGCGGAGCGCGAACAGGTCAGCCTGCCGACAGCGCTGGAAGCGCTGCGTTGTCTGGAAGCCGACGGGCTTATCGAAGCCCGGCCTCGTTCCGGTTACTTTGTCAGCCAGCAGAGTCCTCGCACCCAACTTACTCAGACGCGGCATTCTGACGGCCCTGTGCCGGTAACACTTTCGGCGGTGGCCCGCTCGCTGTTCAGCAGTTCTGAAGCGCGGCTGGTGCCTTTAGGTGCAGCACTGCCTGATCCTGACTGGTTGCCGACAGACCTGCTACAGCGAGCGTTGCAATCAGCATCAAGACGACTGGAAGCCCACGGGCAGAGCTACAGCCTGCCTCCGGGCCGTGCCGATCTGCGCAACAGGATTGCCGTGCGTGCGGCGCAGTGGGGGGCGAGCTTTAGCGCTGATGAAGTGATTATTACCGCCGGGGCAACTCAGGGACTGCGGCTGGCCCTGAGAGCCGTTTGTCAGCCCGGAGATGTGGTAGCTGTTGAGCAACCCGCCTATTTTGGCAGTTTGCTATTGCTGGAGGATTTGGGGCTGCAGGCTTTGCAAATCCCGACGGATCCGGAACAGGGGATGCTGCCGGAAGCGCTAACCGGGGCGATTCAGCGCTACCGCCCTGCGGCAATACTGATTTCACCCTGCGTACAAAACCCGCTGGGGGCCAGTATGCCACTAGCTCATAAGCAACAACTGGTGGCAGTGGCTGAAAGTGCCGGTATTCCACTGATAGAAGATGATGTCTATGGTGATCTGGCCGGTGAAGGGCAACGACCTCCGGCCTGTAAGGCATTCGACCACTCCGGTAATGTCATTTATTGCAGCTCGCTATCAAAAACTCTCGCTCCGGGCTGGCGCATCGGCTGGATTGTCGCCGGCCGTTATTTTGACCGGGTATTACAGGCGCGAATGGCCGGTGACTGGGCTGGGATACCACTGCTGGAAGCTGCTACCAGTGATATTCTTGGCAGTGGCGACTATGAACGACACCTGAAACGTCTTAAACAACGGATCCATAAGGGGATTCAGGCGGTAATCCGTCAGATCAAAACCAGTTTCCCGCCAGCTACGCGGATGAATATACCCACCGCTGGCTTCCTGTTATGGGTAGAACTGCCGTCGCAGGTCAGTGCACTGGAAGTTCACCGTCAGGCACTGCTGCTGGGCATCGGCGTTAGCCCCGGCCCGCTGTTTTCGCCCGGGGCTGAATTGCATAACTATCTGAGACTCAATTGTGCCAATGAACCGACACCGCAATTACTGGAAGCCGTAGCTCAGATTGGTGAAATCTGCTGCCAACTGGCAGCATTGACACCAGAAAGTCGCTAA
- a CDS encoding LysR family transcriptional regulator, with product MLKENFNELQIFLVVARERSFTKAAGKLGVSQSALSHAIKALEERLNIRLLTRTTRSVAPTEAGERIIACLEPRIADLEQELESLVQLNGIASGNIRLSAGEHAARSVVWPKLKPFLREYPEINVELLVDNGFVDIVEGRFDAGIRLGESVDKYMIAVRIGPDMHMAVVGAPSYFATNPVPETPHELQNHRCINMRLPTAGGLYHWEFEKEGKALRVRVVGQVTFNLLTERIDAALSGFGIACIPADRVQDYINSGELIQVLQDWCPSFPGYYLYYPSRKQHPPAFALMIDALRHSE from the coding sequence ATGCTCAAAGAAAACTTCAACGAGTTACAAATCTTTCTTGTGGTGGCAAGAGAGCGAAGTTTTACTAAAGCTGCAGGTAAACTTGGTGTCTCGCAGTCAGCACTGAGTCATGCGATAAAGGCACTGGAGGAAAGGCTAAATATTCGCCTGTTAACCCGTACCACCCGTAGCGTTGCACCGACAGAAGCCGGTGAGAGAATTATTGCCTGCCTTGAACCGCGTATTGCAGACCTTGAACAGGAACTGGAATCACTGGTTCAGTTGAATGGTATTGCATCCGGAAATATTCGTTTATCTGCCGGGGAGCATGCAGCCCGAAGTGTGGTCTGGCCGAAGTTAAAACCATTTCTGCGGGAATACCCGGAAATCAATGTTGAACTGTTGGTGGATAACGGTTTCGTCGATATTGTTGAGGGACGTTTTGATGCAGGGATCCGGCTGGGTGAAAGCGTGGATAAGTACATGATAGCTGTCCGGATTGGACCGGATATGCACATGGCGGTGGTCGGTGCTCCGTCCTATTTTGCTACCAATCCTGTCCCTGAAACACCACACGAACTACAAAATCATCGCTGTATCAATATGCGCTTGCCAACTGCTGGTGGGCTTTACCACTGGGAATTTGAGAAAGAAGGGAAAGCGTTACGGGTCAGAGTTGTAGGGCAGGTGACCTTCAATTTACTGACAGAAAGGATTGATGCCGCCTTATCCGGTTTTGGCATCGCGTGTATACCTGCGGACAGGGTGCAGGATTATATCAATTCGGGTGAGTTGATTCAGGTTTTGCAGGACTGGTGTCCTTCTTTCCCCGGATATTATCTTTATTACCCCAGCCGTAAACAACATCCTCCTGCTTTTGCATTAATGATTGATGCCCTGAGACATTCTGAATAA
- a CDS encoding alpha/beta fold hydrolase — MSNGIITTKDGTRIFYKDWGPKSAQPVVFHHGWPLSADDWDNQMLFFLSEGYRVIAHDRRGHGRSDQTDTGNDMTTYAADVAELARVLNLKNAIHIGHSTGGGEVARYVAHAEKGRVAKAVLMGAVPPIMLKTPANPQGLPLTVFDGFRSALATNRAQFYIDVPAGPFYGFNRPGAKVIQGLINNWWRQGMAGGAKAQYDCIAAFSETDFTEDLKAITVPVLVMHGEDDQIVPIDDSAHKSVKLLKHGTLKTYPGLPHGMFATNPEKINPDLLSFARS, encoded by the coding sequence ATGAGTAACGGCATCATTACTACCAAAGATGGCACCCGTATTTTTTACAAAGACTGGGGTCCAAAAAGTGCACAGCCTGTCGTCTTCCACCATGGCTGGCCGTTAAGTGCTGACGACTGGGACAATCAGATGCTGTTCTTTTTATCTGAAGGTTATCGCGTTATTGCCCATGACCGCCGCGGTCACGGACGTTCCGATCAAACAGATACCGGTAACGATATGACGACTTATGCGGCGGACGTGGCCGAACTTGCCAGAGTGCTGAATTTGAAGAACGCCATTCACATTGGCCACTCTACCGGCGGTGGCGAAGTGGCGCGTTATGTCGCTCATGCTGAGAAAGGCAGGGTCGCTAAGGCTGTTTTAATGGGTGCAGTACCCCCAATAATGCTTAAAACCCCCGCCAATCCGCAAGGCTTACCGCTGACAGTATTTGACGGTTTCCGTTCTGCTTTGGCAACTAATCGTGCGCAGTTTTATATCGACGTGCCAGCAGGACCATTTTATGGCTTCAACCGCCCTGGCGCAAAAGTCATCCAGGGATTGATAAACAACTGGTGGCGTCAGGGAATGGCTGGCGGTGCTAAAGCGCAGTACGACTGTATTGCTGCATTCTCAGAAACTGACTTTACTGAAGACCTGAAAGCTATCACTGTGCCGGTATTGGTGATGCATGGCGAAGATGATCAGATAGTGCCAATTGACGACTCCGCCCATAAATCAGTCAAATTATTGAAGCATGGCACCCTAAAAACCTATCCGGGTTTGCCGCATGGAATGTTCGCGACCAATCCTGAAAAAATTAACCCTGATTTACTGTCTTTCGCCAGGAGTTAA
- a CDS encoding GNAT family N-acetyltransferase has protein sequence MKITELSIEDCLDLRHQVLWPDLPRDESRVAGDETARHLGIIRDGIVISCLSVFPDGKDRVQIRKFATRQALQGQGIGTLLLTGVLSMLQQEGVDQVFLDARQTALSFYLRAGFITEGSPFIRKGLMYIRMINQLQGTAASV, from the coding sequence ATGAAAATAACAGAGTTATCGATTGAAGACTGTCTGGATCTCCGGCATCAGGTTTTATGGCCAGATTTACCCCGCGATGAAAGTCGGGTTGCAGGCGATGAAACTGCCCGCCATTTAGGCATCATCAGAGATGGCATCGTGATTAGCTGCCTGTCGGTTTTCCCGGACGGTAAAGATCGGGTGCAAATCAGAAAGTTTGCCACCAGACAGGCACTGCAGGGCCAGGGGATTGGAACGCTGCTATTGACCGGGGTGTTAAGCATGTTGCAGCAGGAAGGTGTGGATCAGGTATTTCTTGATGCCCGACAGACTGCGCTGTCTTTCTATCTTCGTGCAGGCTTTATCACCGAAGGCTCACCCTTTATCCGTAAAGGACTGATGTATATCCGGATGATCAATCAGCTGCAGGGCACCGCAGCGTCGGTTTGA
- a CDS encoding aldo/keto reductase, with product MKKRYLGNSGLEVSALGLGCMGLSHGYGPATDTRQAIELIRSAVERGVTLFDTAEVYGPFLNEEVVGEALKPYRDQVVIATKFGFTFGADNKQQILNSRPESIRKAVEGSLSRLKTDVIDLLYQHRVDPDVPIEDVAGTVKDLIAEGKVKHFGLSEAGAKTIRRAHDVQPVTALQSEYSMWWREPEQEILPLLEELGIGFVPFSPLGKGFLTGSIKPGTIFGKDDYRSTVPRIAEQAIEANEKLVTLLGELATEKGVTSAQIALAWLLAQKSWIVPIPGTTKLHRLEENLAAVEITLSQDDSRQITKALETIKIVGERYSPEHQARVGR from the coding sequence ATGAAAAAACGTTATCTGGGTAATTCTGGTCTGGAAGTTTCTGCTTTAGGTCTCGGTTGTATGGGACTTAGCCACGGCTACGGCCCGGCTACTGATACGCGGCAGGCTATTGAGCTTATCCGTTCAGCGGTGGAGCGTGGTGTCACGCTGTTCGATACCGCTGAAGTGTATGGCCCTTTTCTTAATGAAGAAGTGGTCGGTGAAGCCTTAAAACCGTATCGCGACCAGGTGGTTATCGCAACAAAATTTGGTTTTACCTTTGGTGCGGACAACAAACAGCAGATTTTAAACAGCCGTCCGGAGTCCATCCGTAAAGCTGTTGAAGGGTCATTAAGCCGTCTTAAGACTGATGTTATAGACCTGTTGTATCAACACCGCGTCGATCCGGATGTTCCGATTGAAGATGTTGCGGGTACGGTGAAAGACCTGATCGCTGAAGGTAAAGTTAAGCATTTTGGTCTTTCTGAAGCTGGTGCGAAAACTATTCGTCGTGCGCATGACGTACAACCAGTCACTGCACTGCAAAGTGAATACTCTATGTGGTGGCGCGAGCCTGAGCAGGAAATTCTGCCGTTGCTGGAAGAGCTGGGGATTGGTTTTGTTCCCTTCAGCCCATTGGGTAAAGGCTTCCTGACCGGTTCGATTAAGCCAGGAACGATATTTGGTAAGGATGATTACCGCAGCACCGTGCCGCGTATTGCCGAACAGGCCATTGAAGCCAATGAAAAGCTGGTCACATTGTTGGGTGAACTGGCCACAGAGAAAGGCGTGACATCTGCACAAATCGCACTGGCATGGTTGCTGGCTCAAAAATCGTGGATTGTTCCCATACCGGGCACCACTAAACTACACCGGTTAGAGGAAAATCTGGCGGCTGTTGAAATTACTCTTTCGCAGGATGATTCACGGCAGATAACCAAGGCACTCGAAACGATTAAAATCGTCGGGGAACGTTACTCGCCTGAGCATCAGGCTCGCGTAGGCCGTTAA
- a CDS encoding GlxA family transcriptional regulator, whose amino-acid sequence MNSVKSTVVAEIGLLIYRDCQLAAVYGLTDMFRIAAEWAESISGEDRKLAIRVSHWQVNEGIDTVECVWDSHPDEPHRISYLVVPPSLVMPARMTSMKVPADWMSILYDQGVVLCSVCAGAFVLAETGLINHRRATTHWAFAQTLADRFPAIDVVAEKMVIDDGDIITAGGILAWIDLGLTLIEKISGTSTMIATARFLLVDPPRREQSPYSVFIPNFEHGDSKILLVQHHLHACYSEQHSIETLAARVSLSPRTFLRHFQKATGLRPTDYLQQVRIMKARDALELTGRPVDVIAWEVGYTDSSAFRKIFRKIVGVTPGQHRQRFSTD is encoded by the coding sequence ATGAATTCTGTAAAAAGTACGGTAGTCGCCGAAATTGGGCTGTTAATTTACCGGGACTGTCAGCTCGCAGCCGTGTACGGACTAACCGACATGTTCAGGATAGCCGCTGAGTGGGCTGAGAGCATTTCTGGAGAGGATCGCAAACTGGCGATACGCGTTTCGCATTGGCAGGTAAATGAAGGGATTGATACGGTGGAATGTGTCTGGGACAGCCATCCGGATGAACCTCACCGCATAAGCTATCTGGTTGTACCGCCAAGTCTGGTGATGCCCGCGCGGATGACATCAATGAAGGTGCCTGCTGACTGGATGAGCATACTCTATGATCAAGGTGTTGTTCTGTGTTCCGTTTGTGCAGGTGCATTTGTTCTGGCAGAAACCGGGTTAATTAATCACCGCCGGGCAACAACGCACTGGGCCTTTGCGCAAACATTAGCCGACCGTTTTCCAGCGATAGACGTTGTTGCGGAGAAAATGGTTATCGACGATGGCGATATAATTACCGCTGGCGGCATTCTTGCCTGGATAGATCTGGGGCTAACGTTGATTGAGAAAATATCAGGAACCAGCACAATGATTGCCACTGCCCGATTTTTGCTGGTCGATCCCCCAAGACGTGAACAAAGTCCTTATAGCGTATTTATCCCTAATTTTGAGCATGGCGACAGCAAGATTTTGCTTGTCCAGCATCACTTACATGCCTGCTATTCCGAGCAGCACAGCATTGAAACGCTAGCCGCACGGGTGTCCTTGTCACCCCGGACCTTTCTCCGCCATTTCCAGAAAGCGACGGGATTAAGGCCGACGGATTATTTACAACAGGTCAGGATAATGAAAGCGCGGGACGCGCTGGAGCTTACAGGGCGTCCTGTTGATGTGATTGCGTGGGAAGTGGGATACACCGACTCTTCAGCCTTCCGCAAGATCTTCCGCAAAATTGTGGGCGTGACGCCTGGCCAGCATCGGCAACGTTTTAGCACTGATTGA
- a CDS encoding histidine phosphatase family protein, with amino-acid sequence MKIILMRHGKPALTGAKTISVSAMTEWIKQYDLSDTGDDKPTESCRQRVNRPLKIFSSPLPRALSSVAALKLVPEITDELFREAELPVFHVPMLRLSPFQWAALFRVLWLCGLSPKTESLAMAKLRARQAAKLLMQSAAEHNQSVLLAGHGIINRLIARELISQGWTESSRPAKGYWGVGIFESPADK; translated from the coding sequence TTGAAGATTATTTTGATGCGTCACGGAAAACCGGCATTAACCGGTGCAAAAACAATCTCTGTATCAGCGATGACGGAATGGATAAAACAGTACGATCTTTCAGATACTGGTGATGATAAGCCTACGGAATCCTGCCGGCAAAGGGTGAACAGGCCACTAAAGATTTTTAGCAGTCCGTTACCCCGGGCGCTTTCCTCTGTCGCTGCGTTAAAACTGGTACCTGAAATAACAGATGAACTGTTCAGGGAGGCTGAGTTACCCGTTTTTCATGTCCCAATGCTTAGATTATCTCCCTTCCAGTGGGCGGCACTCTTCCGTGTGCTCTGGCTTTGTGGCTTATCTCCGAAGACTGAATCATTGGCTATGGCAAAGTTGCGTGCACGGCAGGCTGCTAAGTTGCTGATGCAATCTGCGGCAGAGCACAACCAGTCAGTGCTGCTGGCAGGGCACGGTATTATCAACCGGTTGATTGCCAGAGAGCTGATATCACAAGGCTGGACTGAGAGTTCCCGGCCAGCTAAAGGCTACTGGGGTGTGGGAATTTTTGAGTCTCCTGCAGACAAGTAG
- a CDS encoding SDR family oxidoreductase: MKMQDLTGKVALITGASSGIGAATASLLASEGVQVILAARRIDAIEMLASELGNGSIAIACDITDRSQVAALFSEIKNRFGGLDLLFNNAGLGIFSPFVESQPDDWRTMVETNVLGLMDCTAAALPLMSGRTGAMIASVSSTGGRYGVEGWSVYCATKYAVVGFHEALRKEVGAEGIRITLIEPGAVWTEFGHNVSKTDLDSRRESLDALTPEDVAQSLVYAFAQHPRVLVQEILVRPVKQLAP, from the coding sequence ATGAAAATGCAGGATTTGACAGGCAAGGTTGCATTAATCACCGGTGCTTCCAGTGGGATTGGTGCTGCAACAGCGAGTCTACTGGCAAGTGAAGGCGTTCAGGTAATACTTGCTGCGCGTCGGATTGACGCGATTGAAATGCTTGCTTCTGAGTTAGGCAATGGTTCAATCGCGATAGCCTGCGATATCACTGACCGTTCGCAGGTTGCTGCCCTGTTTTCTGAGATAAAAAACCGTTTCGGCGGTTTGGACCTGCTGTTTAATAATGCGGGTCTGGGTATCTTTAGTCCGTTTGTGGAAAGTCAGCCTGATGACTGGCGTACCATGGTGGAAACCAACGTACTTGGCCTGATGGATTGTACCGCTGCTGCACTCCCCTTAATGAGCGGTCGTACCGGGGCGATGATTGCCTCTGTCTCGAGTACCGGTGGCCGTTATGGTGTTGAGGGCTGGTCTGTTTACTGCGCTACCAAATATGCGGTCGTCGGTTTTCATGAAGCATTACGTAAAGAAGTCGGGGCTGAGGGAATCCGCATCACGCTGATAGAGCCTGGTGCTGTATGGACTGAGTTTGGCCATAATGTGTCCAAAACAGATCTGGATTCCCGTCGGGAAAGTCTGGATGCTCTGACACCAGAAGATGTTGCTCAGTCGTTAGTTTATGCTTTTGCACAGCATCCGCGGGTTCTGGTGCAGGAAATACTGGTCCGCCCTGTGAAACAGCTGGCTCCTTAA